The Megalobrama amblycephala isolate DHTTF-2021 linkage group LG7, ASM1881202v1, whole genome shotgun sequence genome window below encodes:
- the olfm2b gene encoding noelin-2b translates to MSVPLLKVGAVLSTMIMITNWMSQKLPALVGLDQHFARPGTSEKIISVSYPGEDEGWQVYGSVRGKCVCSIMTPAQGACDGDPRHCRLQQLSDHVLNVSQYMELLNQRTAQDLQQLRDSETLLDALETRLKTAHDDPHSVTTKSLQELRWSVSQCRPLRVLLGRLRADAGQLESLKEELEKLKYSLSVLQEHFTLRHYQRLQQRASVLQQHLHTCSSQLGCGRLTGISAPLTVRSSGSRFGSWMMDTVIDSSDNRVWVMDGYLKGRRLVEYQSLGDFASGQNFIVHHLPHPWAGTGHVVYNGSLYYNKHHSNVLVRYHLASGGVQQQRSLHHAGFNNTFPYSWGGSSDIDLMADEMGLWAVYTSIAHGGNMVLSRLHPDTLEVERSWDTGFPKRSAGESFLICGTLYVTNSHLAGAKVHYTFHTATASYEYTDIAFHNQYSHISMLDYNPRTRALYTWNNGHQVLYDLTLLHFIRTADDAWDAETPHTD, encoded by the exons ATGAGTGTTCCTCTGCTGAAGGTCGGTGCGGTGTTGAGCACCATGATCATGATCACTAACTGGATGTCCCAGAAGCTGCCGGCGCTGGTGGGACTCGATCAACACTTCGCACGACCCGGAACCTCGGAGAAAATCATCAGC GTGTCGTATCCCGGCGAGGACGAGGGCTGGCAGGTGTACGGCTCCGTGCGGGGCAAGTGCGTCTGCTCCATCATGACTCCCGCTCAGGGCGCCTGCGACGGAGACCCTCGACACTGCCGTCTGCAGCAGCTCTCCGATCAC gtGCTGAACGTCTCTCAGTACATGGAGCTCCTGAACCAGCGCACGGCTCaagatcttcagcagctgagagaCTCGGAGACGCTGCTGGACGCGCTGGAGACCAGATTAAAAACAGCCCATGACGATCCTCACAGCGTGACCACCAAGAGCCTGCAG GAGCTGCGCTGGAGCGTGTCTCAGTGTCGCCCCCTGCGGGTGCTGCTGGGTCGGTTGCGGGCGGATGCGGGGCAGCTGGAGTCTCTGAAGGAGGAGCTGGAGAAACTCAAGTACTCTCTGTCCGTCCTGCAGGAACACTTCACTCTCCGTCACTATCAGCGTCTGCAGCAGCGCGCGTCAGTCCTGCAGCAGCACCTGCACACCTGCTCCAGCCAGCTGG gTTGTGGCAGGTTGACGGGTATCAGCGCTCCGCTCACCGTCAGATCTTCAGGCTCACGCTTCGGATCATGGATGATGGACACTGTGATTGACAGCTCAGACAATCGT gtgtgggTGATGGATGGGTATTTGAAGGGCAGGCGTCTGGTGGAGTATCAGTCGCTCGGTGACTTCGCTAGTGGACAGAACTTTATCGTCCATCATCTTCCTCACCCGTGGGCAG GTACGGGTCACGTGGTGTATAACGGCTCTCTGTACTACAACAAACACCACAGTAACGTGTTGGTCCGCTATCACCTGGCGTCCGGCGGCGTGCAGCAGCAGCGGTCGCTCCATCACGCCGGATTCAACAACACCTTCCCGTACTCGTGGGGCGGCTCGTCCGACATCGACCTCATGGCCGACGAGATGGGCCTGTGGGCCGTCTACACCTCTATCGCCCACGGTGGGAACATGGTGCTCAGCCGCCTCCATCCCGACACCCTGGAGGTGGAGCGCTCCTGGGACACGGGCTTCCCCAAGCGCAGCGCCGGCGAGTCCTTCCTGATCTGCGGCACGCTTTACGTCACCAACTCGCACCTGGCCGGCGCTAAAGTCCACTACACCTTCCACACGGCCACGGCGTCGTACGAGTACACGGACATCGCCTTCCATAACCAGTACTCGCACATCTCCATGCTGGACTACAACCCGCGCACGAGGGCGCTGTACACCTGGAACAACGGACACCAGGTGCTGTACGACCTCACGCTGCTGCACTTCATCAGGACGGCCGACGACGCCTGGGACGCGGAAACACCACACACTGACTAA